The following are from one region of the Syngnathus typhle isolate RoL2023-S1 ecotype Sweden linkage group LG22, RoL_Styp_1.0, whole genome shotgun sequence genome:
- the zc3h14 gene encoding zinc finger CCCH domain-containing protein 14 isoform X4 — MEIGAEISKKIRAAIKGKLQELGAYIDDELPDYIMVMVANKKSSQQMADDLSLFLGNNTIKFTAWLHGVLEKLRTVAVEPAASGEQEEQQQQLVAGAPPEIRTDDCKSNSRSDRSEPRGYAHESRRGSVEKGSSRLTSAVKPLMELLPSEAVIDIKPEMDDDFGEDPAEVTAAHRGARGGGGARPSLELYRPGHSKLGNAARSAQGSSHGRRQESRSGRRTSRGDHSKRVVCHLQESSSSSRKRKAPAVSSVVRVNRDSDEESDEEEEEEEDAGYGGRGPSSRVLLPSKPERKPSLPPAKQANRNLILKAISEAQDSINKTTSFPALPLRQTVPVAPRARLAREEEMTAAIQLAQQHLHGGGQSYVPEKQPGRTLASGDAKHSDTRSFIVSPPPADGSASRQPERKQKVQSALPRTVQASKEKENSASPKFIVTLEGVPSPLGDLAESEMELDDVRPPSKSARAAKSKVCVLQRPHGGPSMDTSLEDEMDVEMFDGDSAPSKRPKVMERCKFWPVCKSGDECPYHHPTRTCKTFPSCKFADKCLFIHPNCKYDARCSKLDCPYTHVSRRGATVAAPPARPVVPPAPTVSMCRFFPQCKKMDCAFYHPKPCHFAGQCKRDGCTFFHPNASVPPRHALKWTKTQSS, encoded by the exons ATGGAGATAGGGGCAGaaataagcaagaaaataaGA GCTGCTATTAAAGGAAAGCTTCAAGAGCTCGGTGCATACATAG ATGACGAACTTCCGGACTACATCATGGTGATGGTGGCCAACAAGAAAAGCTCCCAGCAGATGGCGGACGATCTGTCGCTTTTCCTGGGAAACAACACCATCAAGTTCACAGCCTG GCTACATGGCGTCCTGGAGAAGTTACGAACCGTCGCCGTGG AGCCCGCCGCCTCTGGCGAacaggaggagcagcagcagcaactcgTCGCCGGCGCTCCCCCTGAGATCAGGACGGACGATTGCAAGTCCAACTCCCGCTCCGATCGATCGGAACCACGCGGCTACGCCCACGAAAGCag GAGGGGCAGCGTGGAGAAGGGCTCCTCCCGCCTGACGTCGGCCGTCAAGCCGCTCATGGAGCTCCTCCCGTCCGAGGCGGTCATCGACATCAAGCCGGAGATGGACGACGACTTCGGCGAGGACCCCGCGGAGGTGACCGCCGCCCACAGGGGAgctcgcggcggcggcggcgctcgacCTTCCTTGGAACTCTACAGGCCGGGCCACAGCAAGCTCGGCAACGCGGCGCGCTCTGCCCAAGGATCGTCGCACGGGAGGCGTCAAGAAAGCAGGAGCGGCCGCAGAACCTCCAGAGGCGACCACAGCAAG CGTGTTGTCTGCCATCTTCAggagtcgtcgtcgtcgtcgcggAAACGCAAGGCGCCCGCGGTCAGCTCGGTGGTGCGAGTCAACCGCGACTCGGACGAGGAAagcgacgaggaggaggaggaggaggaagacgccGGCTACGGCGGCCGAGGCCCGTCCAGTCGGGTGCTGCTTCCGTCTAAACCGGAGCGCAA GCCGTCCCTCCCGCCGGCCAAGCAGGCCAACAGGAATCTGATCCTGAAGGCCATCTCCGAGGCGCAGGACTCCATCAACAAGACCACGTCCTTCCCAGCTC TGCCGCTGAGACAGACGGTTCCCGTGGCGCCTCGAGCCCGCCTGGCCAGAGAGGAGGAGATGACGGCGGCCATCCAACTGGCGCAGCAGCACCTGCACGGGGGGGGGCAGTCGTACGTGCCCGAAAAGCAGCCCGGCAGAACTCTGG CGAGCGGCGACGCCAAACACTCGGACACGCGCTCCTTCATCGTGAGTCCGCCGCCGGCGGACGGCAGCGCCAGTCGGCAGCCGGAGCGCAAGCAGAAAGTCCAGTCGGCTTTGCCGCGCACCGTGCAGGCTAG CAAGGAGAAGGAAAACTCCGCCAGCCCCAAGTTCATCGTGACACTGGAGGGCGTCCCGAGCCCGCTGGGGGACCTGGCCGAGTCCGAAATGGAGCTGGACGACGTCAGGCCGCCTTCCAAGTCCGCCCGGGCCGCCAAGTCCAAAGTCTGCGTCCTTCAAAGGCCGCACGGGGGCCCGTcaatggacacttcattag AAGACGAGATGGACGTGGAGATGTTTGACGGCGACTCGGCGCCTTCAAAGAGGCCGAAAGTGATGGAGCGCTGCAAATTCTGGCCGGTGTGCAAGAGCGGAGATGAGTGTCCCTACCACCACCCCACCAGAACTTGCAA GACCTTCCCCTCGTGCAAATTTGCTGACAAATGCCTCTTCATCCATCCCAACTGCAAATATGACGCCAGGTGCAGCAAGCTCGACTGCCCCTACACCCACGTTAGCCGCAGGGGCGCCACCGTCGCCGCCCCGCCCGCCAGGCCAG tGGTGCCACCAGCGCCAACAGTGAGCATGTGCCGCTTCTTCCCACAGTGCAAGAAGATGGACTGCGCTTTTTATCATCCCAAG CCGTGTCACTTCGCCGGCCAGTGTAAGCGCGACGGCTGCACCTTCTTCCACCCCAACGCGTCCGTCCCTCCGAGACACGCCCTCAAGTGGACCAAGACGCAGAGCAG CTAA
- the zc3h14 gene encoding zinc finger CCCH domain-containing protein 14 isoform X1, with protein MEIGAEISKKIRAAIKGKLQELGAYIDDELPDYIMVMVANKKSSQQMADDLSLFLGNNTIKFTAWLHGVLEKLRTVAVEPAASGEQEEQQQQLVAGAPPEIRTDDCKSNSRSDRSEPRGYAHESRRGSVEKGSSRLTSAVKPLMELLPSEAVIDIKPEMDDDFGEDPAEVTAAHRGARGGGGARPSLELYRPGHSKLGNAARSAQGSSHGRRQESRSGRRTSRGDHSKRVVCHLQESSSSSRKRKAPAVSSVVRVNRDSDEESDEEEEEEEDAGYGGRGPSSRVLLPSKPERKPSLPPAKQANRNLILKAISEAQDSINKTTSFPALPLRQTVPVAPRARLAREEEMTAAIQLAQQHLHGGGQSYVPEKQPGRTLAAARSAASHAPSDSAQRDDPDKPDDASGDAKHSDTRSFIVSPPPADGSASRQPERKQKVQSALPRTVQASKEKENSASPKFIVTLEGVPSPLGDLAESEMELDDVRPPSKSARAAKSKVCVLQRPHGGPSMDTSLEDEMDVEMFDGDSAPSKRPKVMERCKFWPVCKSGDECPYHHPTRTCKTFPSCKFADKCLFIHPNCKYDARCSKLDCPYTHVSRRGATVAAPPARPVVPPAPTVSMCRFFPQCKKMDCAFYHPKPCHFAGQCKRDGCTFFHPNASVPPRHALKWTKTQSS; from the exons ATGGAGATAGGGGCAGaaataagcaagaaaataaGA GCTGCTATTAAAGGAAAGCTTCAAGAGCTCGGTGCATACATAG ATGACGAACTTCCGGACTACATCATGGTGATGGTGGCCAACAAGAAAAGCTCCCAGCAGATGGCGGACGATCTGTCGCTTTTCCTGGGAAACAACACCATCAAGTTCACAGCCTG GCTACATGGCGTCCTGGAGAAGTTACGAACCGTCGCCGTGG AGCCCGCCGCCTCTGGCGAacaggaggagcagcagcagcaactcgTCGCCGGCGCTCCCCCTGAGATCAGGACGGACGATTGCAAGTCCAACTCCCGCTCCGATCGATCGGAACCACGCGGCTACGCCCACGAAAGCag GAGGGGCAGCGTGGAGAAGGGCTCCTCCCGCCTGACGTCGGCCGTCAAGCCGCTCATGGAGCTCCTCCCGTCCGAGGCGGTCATCGACATCAAGCCGGAGATGGACGACGACTTCGGCGAGGACCCCGCGGAGGTGACCGCCGCCCACAGGGGAgctcgcggcggcggcggcgctcgacCTTCCTTGGAACTCTACAGGCCGGGCCACAGCAAGCTCGGCAACGCGGCGCGCTCTGCCCAAGGATCGTCGCACGGGAGGCGTCAAGAAAGCAGGAGCGGCCGCAGAACCTCCAGAGGCGACCACAGCAAG CGTGTTGTCTGCCATCTTCAggagtcgtcgtcgtcgtcgcggAAACGCAAGGCGCCCGCGGTCAGCTCGGTGGTGCGAGTCAACCGCGACTCGGACGAGGAAagcgacgaggaggaggaggaggaggaagacgccGGCTACGGCGGCCGAGGCCCGTCCAGTCGGGTGCTGCTTCCGTCTAAACCGGAGCGCAA GCCGTCCCTCCCGCCGGCCAAGCAGGCCAACAGGAATCTGATCCTGAAGGCCATCTCCGAGGCGCAGGACTCCATCAACAAGACCACGTCCTTCCCAGCTC TGCCGCTGAGACAGACGGTTCCCGTGGCGCCTCGAGCCCGCCTGGCCAGAGAGGAGGAGATGACGGCGGCCATCCAACTGGCGCAGCAGCACCTGCACGGGGGGGGGCAGTCGTACGTGCCCGAAAAGCAGCCCGGCAGAACTCTGG CCGCGGCTAGATCGGCGGCTTCGCACGCTCCGTCGGATTCGGCGCAGCGCGACGACCCAGACAAGCCCGACGACG CGAGCGGCGACGCCAAACACTCGGACACGCGCTCCTTCATCGTGAGTCCGCCGCCGGCGGACGGCAGCGCCAGTCGGCAGCCGGAGCGCAAGCAGAAAGTCCAGTCGGCTTTGCCGCGCACCGTGCAGGCTAG CAAGGAGAAGGAAAACTCCGCCAGCCCCAAGTTCATCGTGACACTGGAGGGCGTCCCGAGCCCGCTGGGGGACCTGGCCGAGTCCGAAATGGAGCTGGACGACGTCAGGCCGCCTTCCAAGTCCGCCCGGGCCGCCAAGTCCAAAGTCTGCGTCCTTCAAAGGCCGCACGGGGGCCCGTcaatggacacttcattag AAGACGAGATGGACGTGGAGATGTTTGACGGCGACTCGGCGCCTTCAAAGAGGCCGAAAGTGATGGAGCGCTGCAAATTCTGGCCGGTGTGCAAGAGCGGAGATGAGTGTCCCTACCACCACCCCACCAGAACTTGCAA GACCTTCCCCTCGTGCAAATTTGCTGACAAATGCCTCTTCATCCATCCCAACTGCAAATATGACGCCAGGTGCAGCAAGCTCGACTGCCCCTACACCCACGTTAGCCGCAGGGGCGCCACCGTCGCCGCCCCGCCCGCCAGGCCAG tGGTGCCACCAGCGCCAACAGTGAGCATGTGCCGCTTCTTCCCACAGTGCAAGAAGATGGACTGCGCTTTTTATCATCCCAAG CCGTGTCACTTCGCCGGCCAGTGTAAGCGCGACGGCTGCACCTTCTTCCACCCCAACGCGTCCGTCCCTCCGAGACACGCCCTCAAGTGGACCAAGACGCAGAGCAG CTAA
- the zc3h14 gene encoding zinc finger CCCH domain-containing protein 14 isoform X2 translates to MEIGAEISKKIRAAIKGKLQELGAYIDDELPDYIMVMVANKKSSQQMADDLSLFLGNNTIKFTAWLHGVLEKLRTVAVEPAASGEQEEQQQQLVAGAPPEIRTDDCKSNSRSDRSEPRGYAHESRRGSVEKGSSRLTSAVKPLMELLPSEAVIDIKPEMDDDFGEDPAEVTAAHRGARGGGGARPSLELYRPGHSKLGNAARSAQGSSHGRRQESRSGRRTSRGDHSKESSSSSRKRKAPAVSSVVRVNRDSDEESDEEEEEEEDAGYGGRGPSSRVLLPSKPERKPSLPPAKQANRNLILKAISEAQDSINKTTSFPALPLRQTVPVAPRARLAREEEMTAAIQLAQQHLHGGGQSYVPEKQPGRTLAAARSAASHAPSDSAQRDDPDKPDDASGDAKHSDTRSFIVSPPPADGSASRQPERKQKVQSALPRTVQASKEKENSASPKFIVTLEGVPSPLGDLAESEMELDDVRPPSKSARAAKSKVCVLQRPHGGPSMDTSLEDEMDVEMFDGDSAPSKRPKVMERCKFWPVCKSGDECPYHHPTRTCKTFPSCKFADKCLFIHPNCKYDARCSKLDCPYTHVSRRGATVAAPPARPVVPPAPTVSMCRFFPQCKKMDCAFYHPKPCHFAGQCKRDGCTFFHPNASVPPRHALKWTKTQSS, encoded by the exons ATGGAGATAGGGGCAGaaataagcaagaaaataaGA GCTGCTATTAAAGGAAAGCTTCAAGAGCTCGGTGCATACATAG ATGACGAACTTCCGGACTACATCATGGTGATGGTGGCCAACAAGAAAAGCTCCCAGCAGATGGCGGACGATCTGTCGCTTTTCCTGGGAAACAACACCATCAAGTTCACAGCCTG GCTACATGGCGTCCTGGAGAAGTTACGAACCGTCGCCGTGG AGCCCGCCGCCTCTGGCGAacaggaggagcagcagcagcaactcgTCGCCGGCGCTCCCCCTGAGATCAGGACGGACGATTGCAAGTCCAACTCCCGCTCCGATCGATCGGAACCACGCGGCTACGCCCACGAAAGCag GAGGGGCAGCGTGGAGAAGGGCTCCTCCCGCCTGACGTCGGCCGTCAAGCCGCTCATGGAGCTCCTCCCGTCCGAGGCGGTCATCGACATCAAGCCGGAGATGGACGACGACTTCGGCGAGGACCCCGCGGAGGTGACCGCCGCCCACAGGGGAgctcgcggcggcggcggcgctcgacCTTCCTTGGAACTCTACAGGCCGGGCCACAGCAAGCTCGGCAACGCGGCGCGCTCTGCCCAAGGATCGTCGCACGGGAGGCGTCAAGAAAGCAGGAGCGGCCGCAGAACCTCCAGAGGCGACCACAGCAAG gagtcgtcgtcgtcgtcgcggAAACGCAAGGCGCCCGCGGTCAGCTCGGTGGTGCGAGTCAACCGCGACTCGGACGAGGAAagcgacgaggaggaggaggaggaggaagacgccGGCTACGGCGGCCGAGGCCCGTCCAGTCGGGTGCTGCTTCCGTCTAAACCGGAGCGCAA GCCGTCCCTCCCGCCGGCCAAGCAGGCCAACAGGAATCTGATCCTGAAGGCCATCTCCGAGGCGCAGGACTCCATCAACAAGACCACGTCCTTCCCAGCTC TGCCGCTGAGACAGACGGTTCCCGTGGCGCCTCGAGCCCGCCTGGCCAGAGAGGAGGAGATGACGGCGGCCATCCAACTGGCGCAGCAGCACCTGCACGGGGGGGGGCAGTCGTACGTGCCCGAAAAGCAGCCCGGCAGAACTCTGG CCGCGGCTAGATCGGCGGCTTCGCACGCTCCGTCGGATTCGGCGCAGCGCGACGACCCAGACAAGCCCGACGACG CGAGCGGCGACGCCAAACACTCGGACACGCGCTCCTTCATCGTGAGTCCGCCGCCGGCGGACGGCAGCGCCAGTCGGCAGCCGGAGCGCAAGCAGAAAGTCCAGTCGGCTTTGCCGCGCACCGTGCAGGCTAG CAAGGAGAAGGAAAACTCCGCCAGCCCCAAGTTCATCGTGACACTGGAGGGCGTCCCGAGCCCGCTGGGGGACCTGGCCGAGTCCGAAATGGAGCTGGACGACGTCAGGCCGCCTTCCAAGTCCGCCCGGGCCGCCAAGTCCAAAGTCTGCGTCCTTCAAAGGCCGCACGGGGGCCCGTcaatggacacttcattag AAGACGAGATGGACGTGGAGATGTTTGACGGCGACTCGGCGCCTTCAAAGAGGCCGAAAGTGATGGAGCGCTGCAAATTCTGGCCGGTGTGCAAGAGCGGAGATGAGTGTCCCTACCACCACCCCACCAGAACTTGCAA GACCTTCCCCTCGTGCAAATTTGCTGACAAATGCCTCTTCATCCATCCCAACTGCAAATATGACGCCAGGTGCAGCAAGCTCGACTGCCCCTACACCCACGTTAGCCGCAGGGGCGCCACCGTCGCCGCCCCGCCCGCCAGGCCAG tGGTGCCACCAGCGCCAACAGTGAGCATGTGCCGCTTCTTCCCACAGTGCAAGAAGATGGACTGCGCTTTTTATCATCCCAAG CCGTGTCACTTCGCCGGCCAGTGTAAGCGCGACGGCTGCACCTTCTTCCACCCCAACGCGTCCGTCCCTCCGAGACACGCCCTCAAGTGGACCAAGACGCAGAGCAG CTAA
- the zc3h14 gene encoding zinc finger CCCH domain-containing protein 14 isoform X3 has protein sequence MEIGAEISKKIRAAIKGKLQELGAYIDDELPDYIMVMVANKKSSQQMADDLSLFLGNNTIKFTAWLHGVLEKLRTVAVEPAASGEQEEQQQQLVAGAPPEIRTDDCKSNSRSDRSEPRGYAHESRRGSVEKGSSRLTSAVKPLMELLPSEAVIDIKPEMDDDFGEDPAEVTAAHRGARGGGGARPSLELYRPGHSKLGNAARSAQGSSHGRRQESRSGRRTSRGDHSKSSSSSRKRKAPAVSSVVRVNRDSDEESDEEEEEEEDAGYGGRGPSSRVLLPSKPERKPSLPPAKQANRNLILKAISEAQDSINKTTSFPALPLRQTVPVAPRARLAREEEMTAAIQLAQQHLHGGGQSYVPEKQPGRTLAAARSAASHAPSDSAQRDDPDKPDDASGDAKHSDTRSFIVSPPPADGSASRQPERKQKVQSALPRTVQASKEKENSASPKFIVTLEGVPSPLGDLAESEMELDDVRPPSKSARAAKSKVCVLQRPHGGPSMDTSLEDEMDVEMFDGDSAPSKRPKVMERCKFWPVCKSGDECPYHHPTRTCKTFPSCKFADKCLFIHPNCKYDARCSKLDCPYTHVSRRGATVAAPPARPVVPPAPTVSMCRFFPQCKKMDCAFYHPKPCHFAGQCKRDGCTFFHPNASVPPRHALKWTKTQSS, from the exons ATGGAGATAGGGGCAGaaataagcaagaaaataaGA GCTGCTATTAAAGGAAAGCTTCAAGAGCTCGGTGCATACATAG ATGACGAACTTCCGGACTACATCATGGTGATGGTGGCCAACAAGAAAAGCTCCCAGCAGATGGCGGACGATCTGTCGCTTTTCCTGGGAAACAACACCATCAAGTTCACAGCCTG GCTACATGGCGTCCTGGAGAAGTTACGAACCGTCGCCGTGG AGCCCGCCGCCTCTGGCGAacaggaggagcagcagcagcaactcgTCGCCGGCGCTCCCCCTGAGATCAGGACGGACGATTGCAAGTCCAACTCCCGCTCCGATCGATCGGAACCACGCGGCTACGCCCACGAAAGCag GAGGGGCAGCGTGGAGAAGGGCTCCTCCCGCCTGACGTCGGCCGTCAAGCCGCTCATGGAGCTCCTCCCGTCCGAGGCGGTCATCGACATCAAGCCGGAGATGGACGACGACTTCGGCGAGGACCCCGCGGAGGTGACCGCCGCCCACAGGGGAgctcgcggcggcggcggcgctcgacCTTCCTTGGAACTCTACAGGCCGGGCCACAGCAAGCTCGGCAACGCGGCGCGCTCTGCCCAAGGATCGTCGCACGGGAGGCGTCAAGAAAGCAGGAGCGGCCGCAGAACCTCCAGAGGCGACCACAGCAAG tcgtcgtcgtcgtcgcggAAACGCAAGGCGCCCGCGGTCAGCTCGGTGGTGCGAGTCAACCGCGACTCGGACGAGGAAagcgacgaggaggaggaggaggaggaagacgccGGCTACGGCGGCCGAGGCCCGTCCAGTCGGGTGCTGCTTCCGTCTAAACCGGAGCGCAA GCCGTCCCTCCCGCCGGCCAAGCAGGCCAACAGGAATCTGATCCTGAAGGCCATCTCCGAGGCGCAGGACTCCATCAACAAGACCACGTCCTTCCCAGCTC TGCCGCTGAGACAGACGGTTCCCGTGGCGCCTCGAGCCCGCCTGGCCAGAGAGGAGGAGATGACGGCGGCCATCCAACTGGCGCAGCAGCACCTGCACGGGGGGGGGCAGTCGTACGTGCCCGAAAAGCAGCCCGGCAGAACTCTGG CCGCGGCTAGATCGGCGGCTTCGCACGCTCCGTCGGATTCGGCGCAGCGCGACGACCCAGACAAGCCCGACGACG CGAGCGGCGACGCCAAACACTCGGACACGCGCTCCTTCATCGTGAGTCCGCCGCCGGCGGACGGCAGCGCCAGTCGGCAGCCGGAGCGCAAGCAGAAAGTCCAGTCGGCTTTGCCGCGCACCGTGCAGGCTAG CAAGGAGAAGGAAAACTCCGCCAGCCCCAAGTTCATCGTGACACTGGAGGGCGTCCCGAGCCCGCTGGGGGACCTGGCCGAGTCCGAAATGGAGCTGGACGACGTCAGGCCGCCTTCCAAGTCCGCCCGGGCCGCCAAGTCCAAAGTCTGCGTCCTTCAAAGGCCGCACGGGGGCCCGTcaatggacacttcattag AAGACGAGATGGACGTGGAGATGTTTGACGGCGACTCGGCGCCTTCAAAGAGGCCGAAAGTGATGGAGCGCTGCAAATTCTGGCCGGTGTGCAAGAGCGGAGATGAGTGTCCCTACCACCACCCCACCAGAACTTGCAA GACCTTCCCCTCGTGCAAATTTGCTGACAAATGCCTCTTCATCCATCCCAACTGCAAATATGACGCCAGGTGCAGCAAGCTCGACTGCCCCTACACCCACGTTAGCCGCAGGGGCGCCACCGTCGCCGCCCCGCCCGCCAGGCCAG tGGTGCCACCAGCGCCAACAGTGAGCATGTGCCGCTTCTTCCCACAGTGCAAGAAGATGGACTGCGCTTTTTATCATCCCAAG CCGTGTCACTTCGCCGGCCAGTGTAAGCGCGACGGCTGCACCTTCTTCCACCCCAACGCGTCCGTCCCTCCGAGACACGCCCTCAAGTGGACCAAGACGCAGAGCAG CTAA
- the batf gene encoding basic leucine zipper transcriptional factor ATF-like, with the protein MAQGSDSNDASYRSPSPGGRQSSSDDVKKVMRREKNRIAAQKSRMRQTQKADSLHLESESLEKENAALRKEVKQLTEEAKYLSSVLSSHEPQCAGLSPTAPGLPYPPRHQHHAAYHQHVAVPHYQH; encoded by the exons atGGCTCAGGGCTCGGACAGCAACGACGCAAGCTACAGGTCGCCGTCACCTGGAGGCAGGCAG AGCTCGTCGGACGACGTGAAGAAGGTGATGCGGCGGGAGAAGAACCGCATCGCGGCGCAGAAGAGCCGAATGAGGCAGACGCAGAAGGCCGACAGCCTCCACCTG GAGAGCGagagtctggagaaagagaACGCGGCGCTGAGGAAGGAAGTCAAGCAGCTGACGGAGGAGGCCAAGTACCTGTCGTCGGTGCTGAGCAGTCACGAGCCGCAGTGCGCGGGCCTCAGCCCGACCGCGCCGGGCCTTCCGTACCCGCCTCGCCACCAGCATCACGCCGCCTACCACCAGCACGTCGCCGTGCCGCACTACCAGCACTGA